Within the Onychostoma macrolepis isolate SWU-2019 chromosome 14, ASM1243209v1, whole genome shotgun sequence genome, the region tgattttatattttatttcttttaatgtatgttttattCCACTATATGTTCACGCTCACTTTATAACAATGTATATTCAGCAGAGTTTCACATCTCTCGCTGCTGACTTTGAGCAACGTTGATGCGTTGATGCACTGTCCTTTAACCAGCTTTTGGTCGTGTTTGTCCCAGTTTGTCTGTGACAGGCTCCAGTAAAGAGATCTTGAGTGACCATCcacctgctctcagtgtgattccatccacacaaacacacacagtcacatatgcttgaactgttttagtagatctatagattgtattttagTCAAGTcttgatgatttgagaaggctaaattcatcaaacataagctatgatcagcctgccggtctgccgctgCTGCTTGGTCCTTACtttaagaaaaaattaacttatttaacgaacaaaaaaatcGCGATTTCGACCGAGGGGGATTCTACCGGAACGTGATCTGTacctggtgaggagtaccaagaaaattgtatcttgcctacagtcaagcatggtcgtggtagcatcatggtctGGTGCTGCATGAGTTCTGCTGGAGAGctgcggttcattgagggaaacatggattccaacatgtactgagacattctgaagcagaagatgatgccctcccttcagaaactggactgaacggcagttttccaacataataacgaccccaaacacaccaccaagatgacaactgccttgctgatgaaggtgaaggtgatggagtggccaagtatgtctccagacctgaaccctattgagcacCTGTGGGGCATCATCCTCAAGctgaaggtggagaagcaccatgtgtctaacatccagcagctccgtgatgtcattatggaggagtggaagaggatcccagcaacaacctgcgcagctctggtgaactccaagcccaggaggattaaggcagttctagataacaatgatgcccctacaaaatattgacactttggacatgttcacttagggtgtactcatttttgttgcccgttatttggacaataatggctatatgttgagttatatttagaggacagtaaatttgtacgtCTACAAGCTGCATATTGACTACTCTAAACTATATCCAAGTTTAATTTGTGTAGTATtatcccttgagaagatatactacaatttttgctgaaatgtgagggatgtactcacttttgtgagatactgtaattgtaaaattatttcaaCAGAATTATAGCTTAAATAATATCCCACAAAAAATTgacttatttactttttttttttttcttttaagaaaacaaggTTATTGACTTAACAGACCTGCCAACCCGTATGcattttgacctcaaaatacaCTGGTATGATCTGTCAATCGCAACTAAGCAAAAAGGTGGTGATGCCTTTGTGTTCAAAAATTCTGTTATTGTATAGTTTCTTTTTTAGTCAGATTATGTATACAATAATACTATCTGTTACCCTAGACATCAGGGTGACGGCAAATGACGATTTCCTCCTAGAGCTCTCTCTCTGCATCTAGCTGCAAAGATAGACATTCACACACATATGCAGAGAACACTTATCTGTACTTATCTGCCCTGAATCTTATCAAATATGgttaactacacacacacaatgagagcAGCTTCTTAGAGAGTAAAACGACTAAAGCCATATTCAACTTATTTTCtaacatgcataaatgtaactttgataaataattattcaagaaatattataattaacattattatgagGGCCATAGTAGATCTGCGATCCACTCCTTCAGTATAAACAAACAACACCACAGTCACATGACTTCAACGTCACCATTACTAAACTTAcaacaactctttcagtctttATCTACAAAACATTTTCCTCGAAAGTTTGAGTTACACTAGCGAGATGAGATTACCTGTTCAGCATAATGTTTTAACCAAAAACCCACTGACTTTATGATTATGATGGAAccagaagtgctaaaatgcaacTCATTTCTGGTGACAAAAACATGTCACACACATTTATGAAACAATACTATGTCACAGAAACTGTGGATAGAGATTAACTTGCATTGAACCCAGAACAGTCTTTTAACTGCCTAAAAGTTTGAGGATTGTTCAGTGTAGTTTATATCCTGTAATTGGGGGGAAATTAAACCCCATTATGTTCTTAATAAACCCACTTAAGAAGTTCCTAAGGCATCGTCCAGACACATGCCCTGCCATCTAAGACGACTCAACCAATCACCCTTTCTTGCCAAATTCAAGCAAAATGGCTTTGTTAGAACTGAAAGGCAAGTAAATAAACCTCATCAGGGGTATAAAGTACCAGTAATGGCCTACAGTGAGAGCCTGTGGCTTTTAATACAGCATGAGACTTTCATGGTGAAGATATGTGGTCTGTCAAAAGCAAAGGGAAGTTGAAAagaagttgtggtttttaatatGATAGAGGGGTAAGAGAGACGGATGGAGCCTTATAGCTGTACTGGGTGGTCTGGATGTGAGGATGTAAGGTGAAATTGAATAGTGCAAGTTTCATTAAATTCACTGTAATCTCAGTGTTGcctttttaaaatggttttcaatgaaattaaaatatcaaatttacaaaaattgtCTGTTCTatgagtaaatatatttaaaatagataaaacatattaaaataatccatctTATCCCATCCTCGCTCTCTCTGTCAAACTCCTGTTTTGTCTCCTGGGTGCCGTTGTATGTCCTCTTTGAAGGATAATCAATTTTGTGCCATGTATAAGAGTGGATAATGCCAGTGCTTGACGATGTTCATGACTCTGGCATATGTAATTTATGGGAAGTTATGTCCACTTAAGGACGCTTCTCTGAAAGCTTTCCAGTTGGAGATGACCCGACGTCGTAATTGACCACAAACATAATGGGCTCGCTTTAGTGATGAGGAAATGCGATCTTCACTTTAAGTGTACACAATTTGCAAACGACTCGAGAATTTTCCTAGTAGACCAGGGAATCAGTAAATATGGGTTAGACAGTGTGATGGCAAATAGGGATTTTTAAAATCTCTTTGATACTATTTTTACTTTAAGTGGTCCATTTTAATTGACAAATATTgggtgtatatatttatatattttccttGTCAATATAGAGCAAGATGCTCTGCAAAAGAAATGAACTATCTTTGTGTACACAAGTCAGATTAGAGAAGTGGACATAATGGACAGATGTGAGCCACAGCTGCCAAATTACTGTAACACCTCAGTCTGAAAATATCAGCTATTTAGTCACAGTGAAACAGCATGTGTGTCAAGAAAACTTGTCTTCAGACTATAAAATACAATAGCAAATGGAAAATGGCATTactgtatgtaaatatgtaaaatatgtatttgtattttgtatttgttcaaCGTGAATGAATAGGGACGTTAAACACTACATATATATTTCTATCGGACCCAAAAACATTGAATAAAATAGGACTGTTATGTGTTCATGTAGTTGTCAGttcatgttttatgtattttgttcaGTTATTGACCATTCATAAAGACCTGCCCCATTAGTTACTGTTACAATGTCTGACAAGCCATGCCTCTCTCACGCTACACATGTTCACACGCAGTAAAAAATACATTgcggagcaaagaggaaactgacaacacgctgacagacaagacagagcaggttacttctggtatgaaacaaTGTATTAGCTtttaaatttgatcatttttaagaaattcaaacaataaatactgttttgtggctctttaatgtttCGTGACAGATCTGAtctagcatgaaataaacatgaatgaacatcagagggtatcttgtttcaaccgCAGAAAAAGCATCAATACACATCAGGTTTTTCAGGTTCAGGTCCACTGGCATAAATCTTatctataaaagttattttatatagGAAAAAAATACTTGAGTTATTCAAGTGAAAAGATGTCTCCATACTGTATCTTGCTTCATTCAGCACCTCTATAAGGACGGTTTGTATCTTGTATTATCTTATTATGTGTTGCATAATCTTATTATGTTTTGTTacaattacaaaatacaaaGAAGATTATTCTGTTGAGTTTTCTGTGATTGAAGCATTGAATGCTAACAAACTTTGTTTGAAATTGTCTTAAAAGGAGAAAACATTGCTTGTATCAGTTGCATGATGCCCCTTGCCCATATTGTGAATCCTGCCCTGAAACAGTAGTTCCATCCCCtatttttatgcgcattttggGAGAtcgcattaaaaaaacactggatggaaaTGCCAAGGTGTGCATAAATTCTGAAAATGCAACTAAGTACGATAAATTTCTTATCCGGTAAGAAAACATGCGCATAAACTACGATGGAAACACTTTTACCGAATAAATTCCTTAATGCGCATccaaaaagtcatgtgactttgcgaTGGGACGACATAAAACTGGACCAATCAATAGACCGATCTCATTTCTCGACATCTGAAATGCTAGTTTTTCTTCGTAATATTTAGCGGAAGTTAATCAGGAAGTGAAGATTTTGTTCTCTTCAACTCACTGAatgaaaaaaatgctttattcgcaaatgtttaatgcgatattccaattttgTTTAATTCGTAACTTGGGTTGGAAACAATTATGACACTTTCTATTTCTAAGGAAACATATACAGTCCTAAACAATAGCAGATTTTGAATGATTGACTGGATAGCAATGCCACAAGGCTGAACAGTTTGTAAAATTGTACCATTTACTTGTGAAACACTTACGTGTGAAAAAAGTGCCAACATGATTGCGATTCTAATGAAAACAACAATGCCAATGCATATTGTGACTTTGTATGTGTGATGAAAACGtcaaacaaaagacaaattGTAACGAAATACAGAGTTGCAATAAAGAATACATTAAATTCAtgctttatttacagtaaaagaCAATATGCGTGCCCTTTTGCTCATATTCCGCACTTTCACAAATCAGCTGTTAAAATTAGACATAgtaatgtgtttgtatttataaaaggtttggtttgtaaaaaaaaaaaagagacatttcctttaaataaagctggAAAGAGATGAGCAAATGAGCAGGCAATTAGGCAAATGGACAGTCAAGGCCCTTGGGGGCCACAGAGAGAAGAGGCATGAACACGAAAAGGGGAGGGAAAATGTGGTcgacatttttttctttttttttaaatacaccaagtaaaataaaatctctCATTCAGCAGACGAACAATAGTGCGGAACACACTCAGCTCAAGAGTTTCTCTAGCTTACGCTtgttaatattacacaacaCACACTTCTACTATGGCTCACAGAGTCCTGCACTTCATCTCTGACTTCTTCGTCTATGAAACAGCCAAATCGGTTGTGGTGAAGAGCTGGTCTGTTGGAATCATCAACCGCGTCGTCCAGCTGttaattattctgtattttatcTGGTAAGCGTTGATTAttgttgttaatattaattttaactccttttaaatattacagttttagttTAAAGGCAAGTAAATggggaaatataaaaatacatttaatgaaGTGAAGAGCTTGTACCTGATGGTGTTTGAGAGCagaaaatgtagttaaactgtgatgatgaatgtaaatgttttaaataatgatataaaataaagatttgGGACTTATTAATGAATGTAATTGATTAAATGTGTTTATACTGAGTGGCAAATGGGTGTAAGTGTACCAGTAGttaatgattaataaaaaattaagaaaaaagtaTGTACATTATATCATATTCAtttataagtcactttggataaaggcaaaatgctaaatatatgaatatgaataaatgtaaatgtaaatcatgGCAATCATGCTAATAGATCTATCCATCTATAAAATGATAGTCATGATAAATTGTTTGATGattaacatatattatttaatgatttacatgtattttatatatcattGCATAAAAGACTTACTGATttgcatacacatacatactaatgcatacttaaaagtatatatttttaagttaattaattaatgaccTTAATAAGGAACATGTTTGTATTTTCAGCTGGGTGTTTATTCATGAAAAAGGACATCAGATGCGGGACACGGGAATCGAGTCTGCGGTCATGACCAAAGTGAAGGGCCTGGGCAAATTTAACAACCGTGTGATGGATGTGGCAGACTATATAGTTCCCTCACAGGTCCGTAAATGTCCATTTTAATGCTGAAATTTGAAACTATGCATTTCATATTCTGCTCTCTGTGAAGTCTTGGTCTGAGGTCAACGTTTCTGCACATTTTTCAGGGTGGTTCCTCCTTCTCTATCATCACCAGCATGGtcatcacagccaatcagacgcAAGGACGATGCCCTGAGGTGACACCCAAACCTCAGCTTACTTTATATACTTTAAATCCGCTTTCTTATGTACTTTAACACATGCACTCTTTCTACTCTTCTCTTGTCTGTCAGACTGATAATATGTTTAATTGCACTACTGATGATGACTGCATAGCACATCTGGGCTCAAATTTAGGAAATGGTGAGTTCATTGTGTCTTCTGAGTTCAGTCTTATAGAGGCTGACATCACTATCAGGTCTATTAATACTCATTATACTTCAATGCATAATTATATAGTAGTGATTGAAGCATGCTGATACTTTCTAGATTGCTTCAGATGCATGTCTCCTATATCACAGGTATTATAACGGGCACATGCTTGAACAATGATAATGGCACAACAGGATGGTGTGAAATTGAAGGCTGGTGCCCTGCAGAGAATGACAACGTTTCAGAGTAAGAAACGCATGCATGAAGTGCAGCTTTTTAGATTTGTAATTCAGATATTGTACACAGGGGGGAGTTATTTTATAATCCAAAATTGATTGAATTGAACACGTTTTAATGCTAGATGCATTAATTAATCGGCTCGTTCTTAGAAACCCAATGAAAGAGGTGGAGAACTTCACCATCTTCATCAAGAACAGCATTCGCTTCCCTCAGTTTAACGTCAAAAGGTGAGTTTCAtctacaataattaaaaaactgtTGTGAGAAGCCATTTCTTTCTGaattaatctaatttaaattaGGCCTGTCAATGCAATCTAAGAATTTCCcacaattaattatgcaaaaATGTTCACTGATATGGAAATAGTGCAGGTGTTCATCTGCCACATTAATTTAACCTCTTGCACTGATCAAATTTTCTAATGAGATGTGATAAATGTGATTAATTTATCACATAATTAGCCCCCACTCCGAAAACAAAGGAAATTCAAATGgccagaataataataataatattgttattatgtCATTGCTATATCCTGTTTCTCACTCTCTTACCTTCACAGAGGCAATTTCCCTTCAAGCCTAAACCACTCTGACATTAAGACCTGTTATTACGACCCGGTGGACAATCCGTTCTGTCCGATCTTTAAAGTGGGAAATATCCTGAGAGACATCAATCAAAGTTTGGACAGCATTATTGACAAAGTAGGTCCACTCAGTTTTACCTCTCATCTGACCGCTCATCCTATTTTCAGTTTATCAAAGAGAtccatttcattattttgataAACAATCCATTAAATCTCTCAGTTGACTGCTGCTGGATTGTTAGAGCAAAAGCTAATATGTCTGGTGTTGATTGGCATGGTGTGTCACACAACAACAGTCTGTTCTGTAACCAGAATGTGTAGTTATTGCAGAGCCATCGAGATCAGCTTCAAAACACAATATATGGAGGAACCCGTAGAGCAGGGCTTCACAAATGGAGGCTTGCAAAGCCTTGGGGGTTCATGAGAGAGTTGCAGTGGGTTTTGAGGATGCAGTGTGTGCTGGGTTCACTTTCTTTACATTCACATCTGCATAATTTCCAACACTTTTTGTGTAAAGAAGCTAACAGTATTTCAACAATATTCCACCAAAATAAATGCTACACTGGACTTAACATATTAATGCAAAAAGGGtttgaatgtttaaatttaCGCTGAAATGTCAGTTCAAAACGCATATATGATAAGGTAAATAATAAtggtaatgtaactgattacaataaaatactcacaaaaaaatattaaatattgatcTTGCATGTCATGCGAATATGCAAATGTGtcgttaaattatttaaatattaatttaaaaacagagAACCAAAA harbors:
- the p2rx3a gene encoding P2X purinoceptor 3a isoform X2; the encoded protein is MRDTGIESAVMTKVKGLGKFNNRVMDVADYIVPSQGGSSFSIITSMVITANQTQGRCPETDNMFNCTTDDDCIAHLGSNLGNGIITGTCLNNDNGTTGWCEIEGWCPAENDNVSENPMKEVENFTIFIKNSIRFPQFNVKRGNFPSSLNHSDIKTCYYDPVDNPFCPIFKVGNILRDINQSLDSIIDKGGEIGININWKCNLDYNAMHCNPKYFFTRLDAAFENSAASKGYNFRFAKYYQSEDGTEHRTLHKAKAIRVEIIVSGNAGKFSTVPFLINLVAALTSVGLATVFCDIILLNFHKGADEYKAKKFEEVSGIVSESANNRLYEGSQMSIKALEKSPNDSGTFSIGRQESHSQSNQHNK
- the p2rx3a gene encoding P2X purinoceptor 3a isoform X1, encoding MAHRVLHFISDFFVYETAKSVVVKSWSVGIINRVVQLLIILYFICWVFIHEKGHQMRDTGIESAVMTKVKGLGKFNNRVMDVADYIVPSQGGSSFSIITSMVITANQTQGRCPETDNMFNCTTDDDCIAHLGSNLGNGIITGTCLNNDNGTTGWCEIEGWCPAENDNVSENPMKEVENFTIFIKNSIRFPQFNVKRGNFPSSLNHSDIKTCYYDPVDNPFCPIFKVGNILRDINQSLDSIIDKGGEIGININWKCNLDYNAMHCNPKYFFTRLDAAFENSAASKGYNFRFAKYYQSEDGTEHRTLHKAKAIRVEIIVSGNAGKFSTVPFLINLVAALTSVGLATVFCDIILLNFHKGADEYKAKKFEEVSGIVSESANNRLYEGSQMSIKALEKSPNDSGTFSIGRQESHSQSNQHNK